A genomic stretch from Candidatus Methylomirabilota bacterium includes:
- a CDS encoding universal stress protein — protein sequence MKRIRRILHPTDFSSASRAAFDRALAMARDSRAELVILHALAPIVPMMGEGYVPPQTYEAIDAAARQDAQRKLDALVTRARKARVRVRGLIVEGSAHERIVRAAKRLRADLIVMGTHGRSGLARLFVGSVASRVVSAALCPVMTVRGR from the coding sequence ATGAAGCGGATCCGGCGCATCCTGCATCCAACCGATTTCTCCAGCGCGTCGCGCGCAGCGTTCGACCGCGCGCTCGCCATGGCCCGCGACTCGCGCGCGGAGCTGGTGATCCTCCATGCGCTCGCGCCCATCGTCCCGATGATGGGCGAGGGCTACGTGCCGCCCCAGACTTACGAGGCCATCGACGCGGCGGCCCGCCAGGACGCCCAGCGTAAGCTCGACGCCCTGGTGACGCGCGCGCGCAAGGCCCGCGTCCGTGTCCGCGGCCTCATCGTCGAGGGCTCTGCGCACGAGCGGATCGTGCGCGCCGCCAAGCGGCTGCGGGCGGACCTGATCGTCATGGGCACGCACGGCCGGTCGGGGCTGGCGCGGCTCTTCGTGGGCAGTGTCGCCAGCCGCGTCGTATCCGCCGCCTTATGCCCGGTGATGACGGTCAGAGGCCGGTAA